TATGCAATAATTTCCACTGGAAAGCATGAGGCTTCATCGTTTGATGTAACACCTATTACTAATTGATGCCGGTTTACTTTGTTATTCTCCTCCGTTGACATTATTTTATGCTTTACTTCCAGAAACATTACATCTGCCTGCATTTTGCGGGTAGCCAGATAGTAAATAGCAACAGCAATTGCTAAAAGAAAAAGTGCACCGGTTTTCAGAAACCATCGGCTGAAAAAAAGAAGATGATAAAATGGAACTGCCAAAATAAATAAGCCGGCTATCCTGAAAACATAAATATTTGAGTCGAAGAAATAGGCTACAGTCACCATATCTGCCTCCTGACTACCGGGAAATGGCATGATGAGGTAGATACGAAGGAATTCAGGCATCACCAGCAGAAGCCATCCTATAAGAAAAAAAATCACTTTACCTTTCATGCAACCGTTGATATTTGATAGCTGACTATTTCGCTATGAAATTTATTATCGTGCAGCATTATTCGCTTAATCAACGTAATACAAATTTATTCTTGCACCTTAATCAATGAATCAGCTGTGTATTGAAGCATGATAACTGATTTGTTTTCGTTGTACAGTATAAGATTGCTGCTGTCATCCTTCATTACAGGCACAATGGAGAAAGATTCCGCCAGTTCAGGAACACCTGCTTTATGGAATGCTCCTGTAAAATCAGTTCCCTGCTGCAACAGCAATCCCCCGAAATACATCATCTGATCATACCCTTTTACTGCATAATCGGTAGGATTCATATTAAATTTCATTGCATAAGCATCTTTGAATTTTACGACTTGAGGTGCAGACTTATCAAGCCAGAAATTTTGGGTGATATGAGTGGAAACATTAACCATTTGATCCTTAGGAATATGATTAAAATTTATCCATGTCGGCATTCCAAAAACATCCATAAGATATTCATTGGTTAGCCCGTCAAGCTGCTTCATAATCAACTTCACAAAAGACTCATCATTTGAGGGTATTACAATTAGGTTCCTTTCGGAATCGCTTAGTGCATCACGGATCTGCGTGTACTTAATTGTGCTGCTGTCATTGATTTCAAGAAATTGCAATGCAATCTTATTGCTATCCTGAAGTTGTCGACAGAAGCCTTTAAAATAGTTCACAAGCTCCAGGTCTCCCGGCTGCTTTCTGTAAACGAGGCATATTTTTTTACCAAAACTTCTTTGGCTTATATATTTGTATATCTTTTCACAATGCGACTCTAGTGTCGCGTTTGCAAGTATGTAGTAAGGATTCGGCAAAAGTCCTTTGGTGGCCACTGAGAATGGAGAAATCAGCCATAGCCCTTTATTCCTGGAGAATTCACATGTCATCCGTAAACCACTGTTGCCAATAGGTCCTATCATAACATCCACAGAATCGAAGACCGGATCTTCAAGAACAGGTCTTAGCTGGCTTGTATCCAACCCAATATCACGCACAAGCAATTTGACATCGAGGCCTTGGTTACGCAATGAATCCAGAGCGATAATGGCGCCCTGGTAATATTCTACAGAAAGCTGGCTCTGTTCCGGAAAATAATAGCCGGATGGATCATCCAGATCATTAATAAAGACTTTACTGCTCCCGAAAGGCAGGAGTATCGCAATGGTAAATGCATGCTTGCGTTTAAAGAGGCTATCTGCTTCAGCAGGTCGTGTTTTTCTTGAAGACGCTGGTAAAAAAAAAGCATGAAAATTTTTAACTGGAACACTCGCTTTTGTTTGACTTAGTGGCAGGGGAGTGGTAGTAGATAAGGCAAGAAAAGTAAATAATACGGGCAAAAAATTATTCCCATTCAATGGTAGCAGGCGGTTTGGAGCTGATGTCATATACTACGCGGTTAATCCCTTTAATGTTATTAATGATCTCACTGGAAACCGATGCCAGGAACTGGTAAGGCAGATGACTCCAGTCTGCAGTCATGCCATCCGTTGATTCAACAGCCCTGAGGCAAATTGTATTTTCATAGGTGCGTTCATCACCCATGACACCAACCGATTGCACAGGAAGCAAGATAGCACCTGCCTGCCACACTTTATCGTAGAGACCATGTTTCTTCAATGCTGAAATAAAAACATCATCAGCTTGCTGTAACAAAAGGATTTTTTCAGGGGTAATAGCGCCTACAATTCTGATCGCCAGCCCGGGGCCTGGAAAGGGATGGCGGTTTAAAATCTCTGGAGGAATCTTCAGTTCTGCGCCAACATTCCGAACCTCATCCTTAAATAATGAACGTAACGGTTCTATAATTTTCAAATGCATTTTTTCTGGCAGTCCACCAACATTATGATGACTTTTAATTGTTTGCGACGGGCCATGCACTGAAACAGACTCAATCACATCAGGGTAGATGGTACCTTGCGCCAACCATTTTATTCCATCAAATTTCTGAGCTTCCTCTTCAAACACCCTGATGAACTGCTCGCCAATAATTTTTCTTTTTGACTCGGGGTCCGTTACATTCGTCAATGCATTTACAAACCTTGCACTTGCATCAACACCATCAATATTAAGCCCCATTTGTTTATAAGTGTTCAATACCTGATCGAATTCATTCCTGCGCAACAATCCGTTATTGACAAAAAAACAAAAAAGGTTGCGGCCAATAGCCTGATGAAGTAGTCCTGCTGCTACCGTAGAATCAACGCCGCCTGATAACGCCAACATCACATGGTCGTCACCAACCTTTTCACGAATGTCAGTCACCGAGCTGCTAATAAAGGACTCCGGTGTCCAGTTTGGGTTGCATTTACAAATGCGAACACAAAAGTTATACAGTAATTTTTTACCTTCTGCCGAATGATTAACTTCCGGATGAAACTGAAGACCATATACTGGATGCTCAAGCGAATCCTTACTGCTTCTATAAGCAGCAATTTCAATGCTGTCCGAGTTTGCAATTACTTCAAATATTCCGGGCAGTGTAGCAATGGTATCACCGTGGGACATCCAAACCTGTGAATCTTCTGCAATCCCTTCGACAAATAAGTCATCTAAATCTAAAAGGTGCAGCATCGCTCTCCCATATTCCCTTTTCCTGGCGCGCAATATATCGCCGCCCGTCTTTTTAGCAATCAGTTGAGCACCATAACAAATACCCAATACAGGATATCTGCCCAACAGATGCTGAAGATCAATATCAGCGAAATCATTATCATGCACAGAATAGGGGCTGCCCGACAAAATTATACCCTTCACGCTTTCATCTGGCGCGGGGTATTTATGAA
Above is a genomic segment from Chitinophagales bacterium containing:
- a CDS encoding ABC transporter substrate-binding protein, translated to MTSAPNRLLPLNGNNFLPVLFTFLALSTTTPLPLSQTKASVPVKNFHAFFLPASSRKTRPAEADSLFKRKHAFTIAILLPFGSSKVFINDLDDPSGYYFPEQSQLSVEYYQGAIIALDSLRNQGLDVKLLVRDIGLDTSQLRPVLEDPVFDSVDVMIGPIGNSGLRMTCEFSRNKGLWLISPFSVATKGLLPNPYYILANATLESHCEKIYKYISQRSFGKKICLVYRKQPGDLELVNYFKGFCRQLQDSNKIALQFLEINDSSTIKYTQIRDALSDSERNLIVIPSNDESFVKLIMKQLDGLTNEYLMDVFGMPTWINFNHIPKDQMVNVSTHITQNFWLDKSAPQVVKFKDAYAMKFNMNPTDYAVKGYDQMMYFGGLLLQQGTDFTGAFHKAGVPELAESFSIVPVMKDDSSNLILYNENKSVIMLQYTADSLIKVQE
- the guaA gene encoding glutamine-hydrolyzing GMP synthase; protein product: MEKILIIDFGSQYTQLIARRVRELHIYCEIYPFHKYPAPDESVKGIILSGSPYSVHDNDFADIDLQHLLGRYPVLGICYGAQLIAKKTGGDILRARKREYGRAMLHLLDLDDLFVEGIAEDSQVWMSHGDTIATLPGIFEVIANSDSIEIAAYRSSKDSLEHPVYGLQFHPEVNHSAEGKKLLYNFCVRICKCNPNWTPESFISSSVTDIREKVGDDHVMLALSGGVDSTVAAGLLHQAIGRNLFCFFVNNGLLRRNEFDQVLNTYKQMGLNIDGVDASARFVNALTNVTDPESKRKIIGEQFIRVFEEEAQKFDGIKWLAQGTIYPDVIESVSVHGPSQTIKSHHNVGGLPEKMHLKIIEPLRSLFKDEVRNVGAELKIPPEILNRHPFPGPGLAIRIVGAITPEKILLLQQADDVFISALKKHGLYDKVWQAGAILLPVQSVGVMGDERTYENTICLRAVESTDGMTADWSHLPYQFLASVSSEIINNIKGINRVVYDISSKPPATIEWE